In one Lepisosteus oculatus isolate fLepOcu1 chromosome 26, fLepOcu1.hap2, whole genome shotgun sequence genomic region, the following are encoded:
- the auts2a gene encoding autism susceptibility gene 2 protein isoform X12 produces the protein MFAPPAALPPPPPLTSSTLPVPGHPAGSAYSEQDLLRQELNTRFLASQSADRGASLGPPPYLRTEFHQHQHQHQHTHQHTHQHTFTPFPHAIPPTAIMPTPAPPMVRTPARNFDKYPTKVDPFYRHSLFHSYPPAVSGIPPMIPPTGPFGSLQGAFQPKTSNPMDVASRPGTVPHTLLQKDPRLTDPFRPILRKPGKWCAMHVHIAWQIYHHQQKVKFSFFQQQMQVDPHKLDFGLKPEFLSRPPGPSLFGAIHHPHDLARPATLFSAAGSTHPSATPFGHPPHHPGNFLNPAAHLEPFSRPGSFGSLATLSSAAFGGLGNPALTPNSMFGHKDNSNSQNFSNTHEPWNRLHRTPPSFPTPPPWLKPGDPERSSSAAAHERDREADKRDAAPSKDDKERDTTEKRHHSHPSPAAVNPLSHSRSSTEPPRSHLPSDVREKEKAKERERDHSDSWKENNSEEHKLKESHAPEKEAPVGHDGRAGDEGKPVNRVTSPYVRPPGLENTRSNCSLSREAEKKSEPPYEHQKKNEVKVKEERKEDQEAPSEGPPTHRPNEHSQVTSAPSIHPPSSMSSMPMPMGMAGVHPMNSISSLERTRVVAPFMGISPIPGAERFPYPAFHWDPMRDTLRDPYRGLDIHRRDPLARDFLLRNDPLHRLAAPRLYEADRSYRDREPHDYNRDHPHPLALEQRREHERAGHMDERERLHMLREDYEHGRLHHMHPAALDGHLPHPGLMTPGLPSMHYPRVSPSSMHQNGILNKTPPTASLSAPPPLIPTLGARPNSPRRTTPLTTDIRDRPPSHTHKDIEAR, from the exons AACAAGACCTGCTGCGCCAGGAGCTCAACACCCGCTTTCTAGCCTCGCAGAGCGCCGACCGAGGGGCGTCGCTGGGACCTCCGCCGTACCTGAGGACCGAGTTCCACCAGCACCAGCACCAGCACCAGCACACCCACCAGCACACCCACCAGCACACCTTCACGCCGTTCCCCCACGCCATCCCGCCCACCGCCATCATGCCCACCCCTGCACCGCCCATGGTGCGTACCCCAGCCAGAAAT TTTGACAAATACCCAACAAAAGTTGATCCATTCTACAGGCACAGT CTGTTCCACTCCTACCCTCCAGCTGTGTCCGGAATTCCACCGATGATCCCACCTACCGGGCCCTTCGGTTCACTGCAGGGAGCATTTCAGCCTAAG ACTTCTAATCCAATGGATGTTGCATCCAGACCTGGTACAGTTCCTCACACGCTCCTACAGAAGGACCCCAGG CTGACTGATCCTTTCCGGCCCATATTGAGG AAACCTGGAAAGTGGTGTGCCATGCATGTCCACATTGCTTGGCAGATTTATCATCATCAACAGAAAGTAAA gttttcctttttccagCAGCAGATGCAGGTGGACCCACACAAGCTGGACTTCGGGCTCAAGCCAGAGTTTCTGAGCCGACCTCCCGGCCCCAGCCTGTTCGGGGCGATACACCACCCTCACGACCTGGCTCGGCCCGCCACGCTCTTCTCTGCTGCAG GTTCCACTCATCCTTCAGCCACCCCCTTCGGACACCCACCCCACCATCCCGGCAACTTCCTCAACCCAGCTGCACACTTAG AGCCATTCAGTCGGCCAGGTTCATTTGGAAGTCTGGCTACTTTAAGTTCTGCTGCCTTTGGTGGACTGGGAAACCCTGCACTTA CTCCCAACTCTATGTTCGGCCACAAAGACAACTCCAACTCTCAGAACTTCAGCAACACCCACGAACCCTGGAACCGGCTGCACCGGACACCCCCTTCTTTCCCGACCCCTCCGCCCTGGCTGAAACCAGGAGACCCCGAGAGGAGCTCGTCAGCGGCGGCCCACGAGCGGGACAGAGAGGCGGACAAAAGAGACGCCGCTCCCAGCAAGGATGACAAAGAAAG GGACACCACTGAAAAGCGACACCACAGCCACCCCTCTCCAGCGGCTGTCAACCCCCTGAGTCACAGCCGGTCCTCGACCGAGCCCCCCAGAAGCCACCTGCCCAGCGATGTCCGCGAGAAGGAGAAAGCcaaagagagggagagggaccaCTCCGACTCCTGGAAGGAGAACAACTCCGAGGAGCACAAGCTGAAGGAAAGCCACGCCCCCGAAAAGGAGGCGCCCGTCGGCCACGACGGCCGGGCCGGGGATGAGGGCAAGCCGGTGAACAGGGTGACGTCTCCCTACGTCAGGCCGCCTGGGCTGGAGAACACGAGGTCCAACTGCAGCCTGAGCCGGGAGGCGGAGAAGAAGAGCGAGCCGCCCTACGAGCACCAGAAGAAGAACGAGGTCAAGGTGAAGGAGGAGCGCAAGGAGGATCAGGAGGCTCCCAGCGAAGGCCCTCCGACGCACAGGCCGAACGAGCACTCCCAAGTAACGTCCGCCCCCAGCATCCACCCCCCTTCTTCCATGTCTTCCATGCCGATGCCCATGGGCATGGCTGGTGTGCACCCAATGAACAGCATCAGCAGCCTAGAGAGGACTCGAGTGGTGGCGCCATTTATGGGCATCAGCCCCATTCCTGGCGCCGAGCGTTTCCCCTACCCTGCGTTTCACTGGGACCCCATGAGAGACACACTCAGGGACCCTTACAGAGGTCTTGACATCCACCGTAGAGACCCGCTGGCCAGAGACTTCCTGCTGCGGAATGACCCCCTGCACCGGCTGGCCGCACCCAGGCTGTACGAAGCTGATCGGTCGTACAGGGACCGGGAGCCTCATGATTACAACAGAGATCATCCCCACCCTCTGGCCCTAGAGCAGCGCAGGGAGCACGAGCGAGCTGGCCACATGGACGAGCGAGAGAGGCTGCACATGCTCAGAGAGGACTACGAGCATGGGCGGCTGCACCACATGCACCCAGCTGCCCTGGATGGTCATTTGCCCCACCCCGGCCTCATGACGCCTGGTCTTCCCAGCATGCACTATCCTAGGGTCAGCCCCTCCTCCATGCACCAGAATGGCATTCTCAACAAGACACCCCCCACTGCCTCTCTGAGCGCACCCCCCCCTCTGATCCCCACATTGGGTGCCAGGCCCAACTCTCCAAGAAGGACTACGCCCTTGACCACAGACATTAGGGACAGACctccctctcacactcacaaaGACATTGAAGCGCGGTAA